The Corallococcus soli genome has a window encoding:
- a CDS encoding RluA family pseudouridine synthase → MTRHKVLVVPREIAGERLDRFLTKHVPGLTPERARALLESGRVRIRGKKAQATRKLWGGEELELETPAPRASPAASLEGPDLPVLHDDAALIIVAKPPGLVVEPEGRAPSVVGLLAARCPPFDVEGVAQPGVVHRLDRETSGCLALARTDDAVAALLKAFQEKRVDKRYQTLVLGQPPDTGRLEGPYARDPKDPRRFTTRVPSARRAALTFTVRERFRDGALLDIDLDTGRTHQIRVQLSEAGFPVLGDAVYGTPAARTHPAALAVGRQALHAWRLEVPTSATGQLIQVESPLPDDVLRGLAVLRG, encoded by the coding sequence ATGACGCGGCACAAGGTCCTGGTCGTCCCCCGTGAAATCGCAGGCGAGCGGTTGGATCGCTTCCTCACGAAGCATGTCCCCGGTCTCACGCCCGAGCGGGCCCGCGCGCTGCTGGAGTCGGGGCGGGTGCGCATCCGGGGCAAGAAGGCGCAAGCCACGCGCAAGTTGTGGGGTGGGGAAGAACTGGAACTGGAGACGCCCGCGCCCCGCGCCTCCCCGGCCGCCTCGCTGGAGGGGCCCGACCTGCCGGTGCTGCACGACGACGCGGCGTTGATCATCGTGGCCAAGCCGCCGGGGCTGGTGGTGGAGCCGGAGGGCCGCGCACCCTCCGTGGTGGGGCTGCTCGCGGCGCGCTGCCCACCGTTCGACGTGGAGGGCGTGGCCCAGCCGGGCGTGGTGCACCGGCTGGACCGGGAGACGAGCGGCTGTCTGGCGCTGGCCCGGACGGATGACGCCGTGGCCGCGCTCCTGAAGGCGTTCCAGGAGAAGCGCGTGGACAAGCGCTACCAGACGCTGGTGCTGGGACAGCCACCGGACACCGGCCGGCTGGAGGGCCCGTACGCGCGCGACCCGAAGGACCCGCGCCGCTTCACCACCCGCGTGCCCTCCGCGCGCCGGGCCGCCCTCACGTTCACCGTGCGCGAGCGGTTCCGGGACGGGGCCCTGCTGGACATCGACCTGGACACGGGCCGCACCCATCAGATCCGCGTGCAGCTGTCCGAAGCGGGCTTCCCCGTGCTGGGGGATGCCGTCTACGGCACGCCAGCGGCGCGCACGCACCCGGCCGCGCTCGCGGTGGGACGGCAGGCCCTGCACGCGTGGCGCCTGGAGGTGCCCACCTCCGCGACGGGGCAGCTCATCCAGGTGGAGTCCCCGCTGCCCGACGACGTCCTGCGTGGGCTGGCCGTGCTGCGCGGTTGA
- a CDS encoding MxcI protein, translating to MLALTLFTGCGDSEEPGTDDNGSLYAITTQLLVEDPVQSYVVVTNQAEQTASLSLDNAIKVSGRALGVGIPKSGSLYVVSDESPVVTRYKLNGAGGLDAAGTVSFAPQGVTSLGEYQANFQFVSETKAYFFDGATAQVVIWNPTAMTVTGTLPLKALEIPDTVLAFSGAVVHVGSQIIMPVGWRPVSGVGITKKAGVVSLDTATDTATIATDERCGYTHDAALGLDGKVYIATEAYGAAVFRVVPDSPEPCLLKFDPQTRAFDATFYRSLPALVGGGTAGALIPGAPGTAYVRVLDESIAPVTEGTHPRTMASGTGWQWWELKLDTLTATRKADFPSTSGSVFLFESENQTLYTEFGAGAASTTFRVLGESGKPTVSTQGLSFSFVQLR from the coding sequence GTGTTGGCCCTGACCCTGTTCACGGGCTGTGGTGACTCGGAGGAGCCGGGCACCGACGACAACGGGTCGCTGTATGCCATCACCACGCAGCTGCTCGTTGAGGACCCGGTGCAGAGCTACGTCGTCGTGACGAACCAGGCGGAGCAGACGGCGTCGCTGTCGTTGGACAACGCCATCAAGGTGTCGGGCCGGGCGCTGGGCGTGGGCATCCCCAAGTCCGGTTCGCTCTACGTGGTGAGCGACGAGAGCCCGGTGGTGACGCGCTACAAGCTCAACGGCGCGGGGGGCCTGGACGCGGCCGGCACGGTGAGCTTCGCGCCCCAGGGTGTGACGTCGCTGGGCGAGTACCAGGCCAACTTCCAGTTCGTCTCCGAGACGAAGGCGTACTTCTTCGACGGGGCGACCGCGCAGGTCGTCATCTGGAACCCCACGGCGATGACCGTGACGGGCACCCTTCCGCTGAAGGCGCTGGAGATCCCCGACACCGTGCTGGCCTTCTCGGGCGCGGTCGTGCACGTGGGCTCGCAGATCATCATGCCCGTGGGCTGGCGTCCGGTGTCGGGCGTGGGCATCACGAAGAAGGCGGGCGTGGTCTCCCTCGACACGGCGACGGACACGGCCACCATCGCGACGGATGAGCGGTGCGGCTACACGCACGACGCCGCCCTCGGCCTGGACGGCAAGGTCTACATCGCGACGGAGGCGTATGGCGCGGCGGTGTTCCGCGTGGTCCCGGACTCGCCGGAGCCGTGCCTGCTCAAGTTCGATCCGCAGACGCGTGCCTTTGACGCGACCTTCTACCGCTCGCTCCCGGCCCTGGTGGGCGGCGGCACCGCGGGCGCGCTCATCCCCGGGGCGCCGGGGACGGCCTACGTGCGCGTGCTGGATGAGAGCATCGCCCCGGTGACCGAGGGCACGCATCCGCGCACGATGGCGAGCGGGACCGGCTGGCAGTGGTGGGAGCTGAAGCTGGACACGCTGACCGCGACGCGCAAGGCGGACTTCCCCTCCACCTCCGGCAGCGTCTTCCTCTTCGAGTCGGAGAACCAGACGCTCTACACCGAGTTCGGCGCGGGCGCCGCGTCCACGACGTTCCGCGTGCTGGGTGAGAGCGGCAAGCCCACGGTGAGCACGCAGGGGCTGTCCTTCTCCTTCGTCCAGTTGCGCTAG
- a CDS encoding MXAN_6652 family MXYO-CTERM-anchored protein: MRHLFRIAGVFAVSSLWATPAFATSTGITGQSGKDGVMCSTCHKGGDVPTVVLEGPTTLEPGATGQYTFIIRGGAAKTGGADIAVDSADAKLQAGTGTKLLGAELVHSAPLAFTGNELRFNFSLVAPATDVTLKLFGAGNSSNADQKSDGDRAAATTLSVTVGKGTPVVDPLPPEGDEGGCSAAGSAPVWGLALAGLALLRRRRS; this comes from the coding sequence ATGCGTCATCTGTTCCGTATCGCGGGCGTGTTCGCTGTTTCGTCGCTGTGGGCCACCCCGGCCTTCGCCACCAGCACGGGCATCACCGGCCAGTCCGGCAAGGACGGCGTGATGTGCAGCACGTGTCACAAGGGTGGGGATGTCCCCACCGTCGTGTTGGAAGGCCCCACGACGCTGGAGCCGGGCGCCACCGGCCAGTACACCTTCATCATCCGGGGGGGAGCGGCGAAGACGGGTGGGGCGGACATCGCGGTGGACAGCGCGGACGCGAAGCTCCAGGCCGGCACCGGGACGAAGCTGCTGGGCGCGGAGCTGGTCCATTCCGCGCCGCTGGCCTTCACGGGAAACGAGCTGCGCTTCAACTTCTCCCTCGTCGCGCCTGCGACGGATGTCACGCTCAAGCTCTTCGGGGCCGGCAACTCCTCCAACGCGGACCAGAAGAGTGACGGGGACCGCGCGGCGGCCACGACGCTGAGCGTGACGGTGGGCAAGGGCACGCCCGTCGTGGACCCGCTCCCGCCGGAGGGCGACGAGGGGGGCTGCTCCGCCGCGGGCAGCGCGCCCGTGTGGGGCCTGGCGCTGGCCGGGCTGGCCCTGCTGCGCCGCCGCCGGAGCTGA
- a CDS encoding nitroreductase family protein — MGRVEAAGRPVVLPHGAKGILADAMEVEVVTAAEGAGPLGPGRVAAGVAIVDVARGLLAEALSLAQLAPSNSNIQPWRLFIVEGERMKRLREALRQEVHSNPRELAPLPASFRAHRRELGALVYGAMGVARDDEAGRARAAQRNYEFFGAPTAGILCMHRDLGLVDAVGVGMYLQTLILGLTARGIGTVEGNVSFFDTAVDPVSG, encoded by the coding sequence ATGGGGAGAGTGGAAGCGGCTGGCCGTCCCGTTGTTCTCCCACATGGCGCCAAAGGCATACTTGCTGATGCCATGGAAGTAGAAGTAGTCACAGCTGCTGAGGGTGCAGGCCCCCTGGGGCCCGGGCGGGTGGCCGCCGGTGTTGCCATTGTTGATGTTGCTCGCGGGCTGCTCGCGGAGGCGCTGTCACTCGCGCAGCTCGCGCCCTCCAACTCAAACATCCAACCCTGGCGTCTGTTCATCGTGGAAGGCGAACGCATGAAGCGCCTGCGGGAGGCGCTGCGACAAGAGGTGCATTCGAATCCGAGGGAGCTGGCGCCGCTGCCCGCCTCCTTCCGGGCGCACCGCCGGGAGCTGGGGGCGCTCGTCTACGGAGCGATGGGGGTGGCCCGGGACGATGAGGCCGGGAGGGCGCGGGCGGCTCAGCGCAACTACGAATTCTTCGGCGCGCCGACGGCCGGCATCCTGTGCATGCACCGGGACCTGGGGCTCGTGGACGCGGTGGGCGTGGGGATGTATCTCCAGACGCTGATCCTGGGACTGACGGCGCGCGGGATTGGCACCGTGGAAGGCAACGTGTCGTTCTTCGACACGGCGGTGGACCCCGTCTCGGGTTGA
- a CDS encoding trypsin-like serine peptidase has protein sequence MAIFNGNYPADIYEAAGESSSITDLADSVGLLCIQGQKFIGASGLTLSTSQKYFSQPHYPDGIKGGRLCDALANEPAVWMVGTAWVYNRSQIATAGHNVISLLEEVDGAKVTDLRFVTGYYRKSSSRSSFTYKVYKIKAREMTAHDTAVLTIEGYFETKLILDQASKAEARTVANGDLIQMLGHPLGQPLKYTEGTVAAADPHRDRSTFDTWLSGVSGNSGSPVFWKGKVLGIFTGGGWPNEFADGKDGGGYSHATYDNSNIDHSGTAAYVSDMD, from the coding sequence ATGGCGATCTTCAATGGCAACTACCCTGCGGACATCTATGAGGCAGCGGGTGAGTCCTCCTCCATCACGGACCTGGCGGACTCCGTGGGGTTGCTCTGCATCCAGGGGCAGAAGTTCATTGGCGCGTCAGGCCTCACGCTGAGCACGTCCCAGAAGTACTTCAGCCAGCCCCACTACCCGGATGGCATCAAGGGCGGCCGGTTGTGTGATGCGCTCGCCAACGAACCCGCGGTGTGGATGGTGGGGACGGCGTGGGTCTACAACCGCAGCCAGATCGCGACCGCCGGTCACAACGTCATCAGCCTTCTTGAGGAGGTGGATGGCGCGAAGGTGACCGACCTCCGCTTCGTCACGGGGTACTACCGGAAGTCGAGCAGCCGCTCCTCCTTCACCTACAAGGTCTACAAGATCAAGGCGCGCGAGATGACCGCCCACGACACGGCGGTGCTCACCATCGAAGGGTACTTCGAGACGAAGCTCATCCTGGATCAGGCGAGCAAGGCGGAGGCAAGGACGGTGGCGAACGGCGATCTGATCCAGATGCTGGGCCACCCCCTGGGGCAGCCGTTGAAGTACACCGAAGGGACGGTCGCTGCCGCCGATCCCCACCGCGATCGCAGCACCTTCGACACCTGGCTCAGCGGGGTCTCCGGCAACTCCGGCTCGCCCGTGTTCTGGAAGGGCAAGGTGCTGGGGATCTTCACGGGCGGCGGCTGGCCCAACGAGTTCGCCGACGGCAAGGACGGCGGCGGCTACAGTCACGCGACCTACGACAACAGCAACATCGATCACTCGGGCACCGCAGCCTACGTCTCCGACATGGATTGA
- a CDS encoding amidase gives MSYQRPPVKAPRLSGMALKAFVNTLERGGVGPALVEKLLRDSGIDVWRELSAGDAPPIQYPLPPGAPPTESQTPQEQAARAVAASTSEPKREPKRETVAAFARAYRDGGTEPVTVVRKLHEAIERLDGGADRLGLFIARKPEEVLRAAEAAGERLRAGRPLSVLDGVPVVLKDEVDLAGFPTSLGTTFRTQAATADSTVAARLKAAGAIILGKANMNEIGINPIGLNPHHGAARNPWNRGHITGGSSSASGAVVAAGLCPLSIGADGGGSIRIPAALCGIVGLKATWGRIPETGVPPLCWNVAHVGPMGLSVDDVAAMYAILSGPDGQDVVARQQPAHHLSGYEDGALKGIRLGLCTPHFEDADPDVVARCREAVRALTDAGATVVEIPPPDLNTILWTHSCIILSEMTEAMLPQLKAKASVFGLDSRTNLALGRRFRATDFVHALRHRHRLTRELLSVMADVDVIITPTTATTAPAIPEATLPDGESNLPVVDALMRFIRLANLTGCPALSVPTGFDRAGLPVGVHLMGRPFEEHLLLRLGRVVERAVERRTPAIHVSVLP, from the coding sequence ATGTCCTATCAACGCCCCCCGGTGAAGGCGCCGCGTCTCTCAGGCATGGCCCTCAAGGCCTTCGTCAACACGCTGGAGCGGGGCGGCGTCGGGCCCGCGCTGGTGGAGAAGTTGCTGCGGGACAGCGGCATTGACGTCTGGCGGGAGCTGTCCGCCGGAGATGCGCCGCCCATCCAGTATCCGCTGCCGCCCGGTGCGCCGCCGACGGAATCCCAGACGCCACAGGAGCAGGCCGCGCGCGCGGTCGCCGCGTCTACTTCGGAGCCGAAGCGGGAGCCGAAGCGGGAGACGGTCGCGGCCTTCGCGCGGGCCTACCGTGACGGCGGGACGGAGCCCGTCACCGTGGTGCGAAAGCTCCACGAGGCCATCGAGCGGCTGGACGGTGGCGCGGACCGCCTGGGCCTCTTCATCGCGCGCAAGCCGGAGGAGGTGCTGCGGGCAGCGGAGGCGGCGGGGGAGCGGCTGCGCGCGGGCAGGCCCTTGAGCGTGCTCGATGGCGTGCCCGTCGTCCTGAAGGACGAGGTGGACCTGGCGGGCTTTCCCACGTCGCTGGGCACGACGTTCCGCACGCAGGCGGCCACGGCCGATTCGACGGTGGCCGCGCGCCTGAAGGCCGCGGGCGCCATCATCCTGGGCAAGGCCAACATGAATGAGATTGGCATCAACCCCATCGGGTTGAACCCTCATCACGGCGCCGCGCGCAACCCGTGGAACCGGGGCCACATCACCGGCGGAAGCTCCAGCGCCTCGGGGGCCGTCGTGGCGGCGGGCCTGTGTCCGCTGAGCATCGGCGCGGACGGCGGAGGCTCCATCCGGATCCCCGCCGCGCTCTGCGGCATCGTCGGACTCAAGGCCACGTGGGGGCGCATCCCGGAGACCGGCGTGCCACCGCTGTGCTGGAACGTGGCGCACGTCGGTCCCATGGGCCTCTCCGTGGACGACGTCGCGGCGATGTATGCGATTCTCTCCGGCCCGGACGGACAGGACGTCGTCGCGCGGCAGCAACCCGCGCACCACCTGTCGGGCTACGAGGACGGCGCGCTGAAGGGCATCCGCCTGGGGCTCTGCACGCCCCACTTCGAGGACGCGGACCCGGATGTGGTGGCCCGGTGCCGGGAGGCGGTGCGGGCCCTCACCGACGCGGGCGCCACGGTGGTGGAGATTCCACCGCCCGACCTCAACACCATCCTCTGGACGCACAGCTGCATCATCCTGAGTGAGATGACGGAGGCGATGCTTCCCCAACTGAAGGCGAAGGCGTCCGTGTTCGGCCTCGACTCGCGCACCAACCTGGCGCTGGGGCGGCGCTTCCGGGCCACGGACTTCGTCCACGCCCTGCGGCATAGGCACCGGCTGACCCGGGAGCTCTTGTCCGTCATGGCGGACGTGGACGTCATCATCACCCCGACGACGGCCACCACCGCCCCGGCCATCCCCGAAGCCACGCTCCCCGACGGCGAGTCGAACCTGCCGGTGGTGGACGCGCTGATGCGCTTCATCCGCCTGGCGAACCTCACGGGCTGCCCGGCCCTGTCGGTGCCAACGGGTTTTGATCGCGCGGGCCTTCCCGTGGGCGTGCACCTCATGGGGCGGCCGTTCGAAGAGCACCTGCTGCTGCGCCTGGGGCGCGTGGTGGAGCGCGCGGTGGAGCGCCGCACGCCGGCCATCCACGTGAGCGTCCTTCCCTGA